Part of the Metarhizium brunneum chromosome 6, complete sequence genome is shown below.
GTTGAGAAGGGCCTTGGCGGTCTGAAGATGGACCTTGATAGAGCCGAGGAAGAGATCGCCTCCCTTCGTTCTTTGCTTGCGGAGAAGGATATTCTGATTCCCCCTTCACTGGCTCGATCAAGTGCTCCCAATGGCACGCCCAGTGTCCCTGTCACCTCAGAATCTCTTCAGAAGGCTTACCAGGACCTGCGAAGCTCCTACTCTGAGTCATTGGAGCATATTAAGAAACTGGAGCTTAGCACAGGTGACGCCGTGTCCGATGAGAAGACCAAGCTTGCTATCGGGCGCCTCGAGCAATCTCTTTCAGCAGCTGTTTCTGAGCGAGATGCCGCCCGACGGCATTTGGATGGCCTTATGAACCAGGTTGAGAGCCTATCAAATAGGGAATCCCGGAATCTTGACAGGGAGAAGGCTCTATCTGACGAGCTTGGGGAGTCGGCTATGCGTGTTGAGCAGCTTGCTTCTCAGGTTCAGCAACAGCTAGCCACCAATGCTGAGTTGCGAAAGCGTCTTGCCGATACTGTAGCCCGAGGCGACTCTGACCGAAAATTGAACTCGGAGCGAATCACCGAACTTCAGGCACGCCTCCACGCTCTCGAGGAGCAGCTTGTCACGGCACAGACCGCCTCTGAGGAGCGTGTGTCTCGACATGAAGAGGAGCTTTCTCAACTTCGTGAGGCTCATAATGAGCAACTTGGCCGCATCCATAGCGGTGCTGGCGTAGGCGTGACTGCGCGCAAGGGTTCACTGCTGAAGTCTGGCGTGGCTAGTATTTTTGGTCGCTCAGGCCAGGCTGTTACTCCTAAGAGCTTTGAGGAAGAAGTAGAAATCAAGACTCTCCGAGCTCGGGTCGCTGAACTAGAGAAGGCTCTCGCGGATGCTGAGAGCGAGATCCAGCAAGTCGTTTCTAAGATGAACGAGGCGCAGATCCAGGCCATGGATCTTCAAGAGGAGCGCGAGACGGCGGCTCGAGAAACGCGCAAGCTGCAGAAGATTCTTGAGGAAGCGAAATTGACACCTCTGAGCGGACGGGCTTAAATTGGTGACCGAGGGGAACGGTCGCCGCGACGTCGCAAAGACCAGGTGAGAAAAGGCTCAAGATGGTTTGGTGCTTGAAACAAACGTGTCATGAATGGAATTAATTGTGCTGCATAAGCGATTGGAGtttttttgtgtttgctttgcttgcatCCCTACGGAGGTAGGCTCTATCATGGTATGGGAATTGACATGGGCTGTATATCAATAATACTGAAGGCTAGAGGCATAAAAGCCCGGAAAGTTGGGTCAACGTTATATACACAAACGCACACACACATTCGGGTATGGTTATATACAACAGTACTGCGCTCAAAAATGCGGGTGGACGGACACCAAGGGCGGGCGGAATTCTTGGGCTGGCGATGTCATAGCCAGCGGATCAACCATGGCTACTCCCGCCGTTATTATATTTTGGGACTTTATAATGTTTTAGTAGTTAAATCTAACTCTAGTTATGGCGGAACAAAGGAGACAGCAGTGTATTGCTAGCGCTGTGTATTAAAATCAACAAGTTTCACCAGGcagcttttgtttttttatgACTGTGTTACGATATGGCCAGACGGATGGCGCTAAATTGGGTTGATGATATGGATTACTGGGGTTGGAATTTGTCCGGTACTAATTTGGAGTGGGTGCCTGCGATGAATTCAATTCCACCTGCACAACATTCACGCTCCATCTGCACCTCCAAGACGTCGTCACTGATCTTTGCACCAGACAACCGGCGCAGTCACTAGCAAACATGAGAAGCTATTATATTTCGCCTCTGATGCCATAAAACTAACGATGCAACTAGCCAGGATCTTGTTGCCGCTGTGTTGAAGCAAAAAAACTGCATCCGTATTATCGCGGAGTTATCAAACGTACCCCGTCACGAGCCAGGCTCTGACCATGGCGCTTGAACAGCCATCTCTTGACCAGAAAATTGCCTACTTTGATCGATTAAAGGCGTTGCAAGACAATGCAGATGATTTTGACGAACTTGAAGAACAAGACCGCTTGGTACGGGCACGGTTCTTCCACACAAGGACTATCCCACCTAGACCGCAAGTATTTGAAGGCAATGCGGCACGGAAGAATAAATCACCACGGAAGCAAATAGAGAAAATTGAGCGACCGGGCTTATCCAAAGAAACAACTATAAAAGCCACGCCTCAGAATCTCGTGCGCAACCGCCTCACTAGCCTCCTCGACCAAGATGGCACTATAATACCCGACTCAGCTCGTCTGAAGAAGAATAGCGTGACTTCACTTGAACGCTCTGAGACAATAGATTCCCCTTCAACGGGCCCCAAGAAACGGAAACGGGACTCGATCAATCTCCGCCCGGAGCGGGAACAAATCTTCAAGGGCCTGTCGTTCTACTATATACCCAACAATGACATCGCGCCCTTAAGAAGACTGCGCATAAATAAGGCCCGTGAGTACGGGGCTTTGTGGACGCCAGACGTAGAGAGCGCTACGCACGTCATTGTCGACAAGGGAATCCAGTACGAGGACGTGGAAAAGATTGTTTTGGGGCGGAAAGTGAAGTTGGTGAATGAGGAATATCCGATTGATTGTATTCGATTCAGGGCGGTGGTGGATGCGAGGCAGAGGAAGTATGTGGTGCCGGGACAACCAGAGCGAGATGAGGAGAATGGAGAGGAAGCGCAGGTGGCAAGTTCGGAGGAATCGACCCAGTCGTTAAAGATCAAGCCTCAGCATAGGAATTTAAGGAGGTGGGATTTTGTGCCGGTGTTGGGGACGCCTGATGTGGAGGATTCGCAGCGTGTTGGTTCGGGGGATGTTGGGGGGGCTGCTGATGGAGAGAAGGTTGTCCCTAGAAGTAGGGAGGACGAAGACCGGGTTTCTGGCGAGGAATCTGAGAGAAACAATTCGAATGGGAATGATGAGTTGTCGCAGTACATTTTGATGATGCAGGAGTTTAAGGGCCTTCCGCTTGAGAATGACGACGACTACGATAGCCGATCTACGACGGACGGGGCTGAGGCTCATTCACATGCGGAAGAGGATCGAGTGTCATCTGAAGAAGAGCAGCGAACGACTGGGCCGGGCAAGAAACGCGGATTTGGTGGCAAGCACACCCCGTTTGAGGATCGGTTTGCTTGCAATCAGGCTGGAGCTCAGGATGCGTATCAGAACAACCCAAACTCAAGGACGATTGAGGTTCTGCAAAGCATGGCCAACTACTACGATCGAGTGAATGACCATTGGAGGACGACGGGCTACCGGAAGGCGATTACGACTTTGAAGAGGCAAGCGACTAGGATTACTacagaggaggaggcgttCCAGCTGCCCCATATTGGGCGAAGAATCGCGCAGAAGATTGAGGAGATTGTCACGACAAACAAACTCCAACGACTGGAATATGCGCAGGACGAACCGATGGATGGCGCTCTCCAGGTATTTCTGCGGATATACGGCGTGGGGAACAAACAGGCGCAGCAGTGGATTTCCCAAGGATATCGAACGCTCGAGGACATCAGGTCAAAGGCCAAGCTCAACCCCAGCCAGCGAGTTGGCGTCGAGCATTACGACGACCTCAACACGAGGATTCCGCGCCGTGAGGTGGAGGCCCTCGGGGCTTTTGTGAggaggatggcggcgagaacTGATGCGCAGGCCGAGCTGATTATTGGAGGGAGCTACCGCAGAGGCTCTACCAGCTCCGGCGACATTGATTTCATCGTGACGAAATTAGGCACCGAGTCGGTAGTGCAGCTGCGCCCCTTTCTCGACGAACTGGTTCGTGCGTTGGAAAAGGACGGCTTTCTCACGGCGCGTCTGGCGTCGTTTCACGCCGGCGGAGATGGGAGCAAATGGCACGGGTGCTGCGTCCtccccaagaccaagggcaTCAATGACAGGGACTACCGGCCGGTCTGGAGACGCATCGATTTCCTGCTCGTGCCGGCGTCGGAGATGGGCGGCGCGCTGATTTACTTTACTGGCAACGACATTTTTAATCGCAGCATGCGGCTGCTAGCGTCCAAGAAGGGGATGCGTCTGAACCAGAGGGGCCTGTACAAAGATGTGATTCGGGGACCTGGCAGGGTGCGCGTCACGGAGGGGGAGCTGGTTGAGGGCAGGGACGAGAGGAAGATATTTGACATTTTGGGCGTCAAGTGGCGAGAACCTCATGAGCGGTGGTGTTGACGGGTTTCGGGCCAAGCAGGATGGATGTAAGTTGTGCAGAAGAACCAGATGCGCCATTTGAGCAAAAGGGGCCGGGGAACTTGCCGTTTTGGATCTATGCTCCGTTATGGTATGTAACGGGTTTATTGCAACGTGATTGACACTTCTGGTCAATCCATGTGCCCGCTGGTATGGAGtcaatactagtagtactagtagtactagctAAAGATGACATGGAAATGACCGTTGACATGTGAAAGATGCAGCTCAGCACAGAGGACGGGGACAGACGGGGACGCCAAACTTTGTGCGTCATCTGCCCCTCAAGCTCAAGCCCGTCCAACCGTGTTGCCCCGTCGCGGGGCGGCCGGCTCCAGACCTGCATGGCCCAGTGCCCCATGACAGCACGGAAACTCCCAGTCACGGCCAACTGGGTCTGGCTGCACAGTGCTAGGCCCCGCCGGTGGCCAGGATTGAAGCAGCTGGCGCTACGCAGCCAACACAAGCCGAAGCCGCATTCCGAGGCTCCAACCAGACAGATGAATATTATCCCGGACATGTCTGTCTGCGTTCTTGCATCCTCTCGAGCTGTCAACCCTTCTGCCAACACCGACCCAAGCGCATTTCCTTCACTATCAGTCAATCCGCATGCCGATGATTTGAACCAGGCAACCTCCCCCTTTGAGCCTCGCCCTCTGCCTGCAAACCAGGCCGCTGCCTCTCGCCGTGCGGCTTTGCGACTGACATCACATACCTACATCCCCACCCTCTGCCGAGGCACAAGATGGCGACGTCGGTCCAAGTTCTCAAGGTACGGGATGCAATGCGCAGTATCGGCGCAGTTTGGAGCTTTTGAAGAGCGAGTTTGAGAATTGTACGCTGACGTTTGGGGCCGCGGCTCTGCTCCCGTGTAGGCCGCCCTGGAGCGCATCGCGCTTGACCCGAGATACCACGACCTGTTGTCGCTCGTCAAGACTGCCCGCAATGGCGCCGTCTACGGAGCAAAGGTCCGGTTTCCACATGCGCTGGTGTAAGTAGACGGATTGATGTGCCTGCAGCCTACAAAATATACGAATCCAGGAATGCTGGGAAGCTAACACGGCGCGTCGTTTAGGATGATCTTCCTCTTCCGATCGGGAACGTACGTCCGCCTGCCCGCCCGCGAACCGTGAATGAAGGCGACATTGGTCCAACTGATATGCTGACACAACGGAACCTTGCTCCGCGGGGAAACACAGATTCCGACAAAAGATTAGTCTCGTGTGGAGGGCTACCAGAAAGCATGCCACCAACCTGGCCCGATTTGCAACCATATACAAGTTGACTGTGCTTGCGCTGAAGCACTGGGGTCCAACGCCCGGAAAGGAGGGTACGTGCCGCGCGCCATCCTGTCGAGCCCGGGATAGAAACCCTTTGCTAGAATTCTAAACTGACATGGCGCCTTAGGCCCCTACGACACATTCATCGCCGGTCTTCTGGGCGGCTACATTGTCTTTGGCCAGCGGTCAAAGCGCAACGGCAAGGTCTCGTCTGTCAGCCAGCAAATCGTCATCTACATCTTTGCTCGTGTcgcgctggcgctggcacGCATTGCCGTCAAGCCCGGGCACGGATTCCCCGTCGTCTCTAAGGAGCCCCTGCATTCTCAAATCAGCTACTACGCCTGGCCGGCCTTTGCCTCCCTTTCCTGGGCCATGGTCATGTATCTTTTCAAGACGCATCCCGAGGACCTGCAGTCCAGCCTGCGCAGCAGCATGGTGTATATCTACAAGGATTGCGACGAGTGGGATGGACTGCGGACGCTGCTGTGGCATAACAAATGAATAGAGTTGAGATGTATATACACCAATCCGCAAAGAGGATGGTTTTTAGATGGAACTTGTATAAGGGTTTTTGTTTCTGGCTGAGGATTCGTCGTCCATGATGGGAGTGGGAGAGGTTGAGGAGATGGCGTTGTGCAAATGCGTTGAAAGCTACCTTGTTACTGTTGGGGTTTATTTTGTGGCATAGCATGGGTCCCTTCTAAAATTTGCAATACAACTGTGTGCAAAGCACTTGCTGTTGCATCTGACTGTTGCAAGTTGATGTATCTTGGGTTCATGGGCACCATGTCCAgtgtccatggccatgatacGACATAAGTCTAGTAGTTATTGCACAAACATGACCTATTAGGTCAGGCTTGACTTTGCTCCTTCCTCATCTGGGACGAGGCCAAGTATGCCTAGGTTGAGCTTAATCAGAAGTTCCAAGTTTTCTTTATCTTATCCAACc
Proteins encoded:
- the Poll gene encoding DNA polymerase lambda, which codes for MALEQPSLDQKIAYFDRLKALQDNADDFDELEEQDRLVRARFFHTRTIPPRPQVFEGNAARKNKSPRKQIEKIERPGLSKETTIKATPQNLVRNRLTSLLDQDGTIIPDSARLKKNSVTSLERSETIDSPSTGPKKRKRDSINLRPEREQIFKGLSFYYIPNNDIAPLRRLRINKAREYGALWTPDVESATHVIVDKGIQYEDVEKIVLGRKVKLVNEEYPIDCIRFRAVVDARQRKYVVPGQPERDEENGEEAQVASSEESTQSLKIKPQHRNLRRWDFVPVLGTPDVEDSQRVGSGDVGGAADGEKVVPRSREDEDRVSGEESERNNSNGNDELSQYILMMQEFKGLPLENDDDYDSRSTTDGAEAHSHAEEDRVSSEEEQRTTGPGKKRGFGGKHTPFEDRFACNQAGAQDAYQNNPNSRTIEVLQSMANYYDRVNDHWRTTGYRKAITTLKRQATRITTEEEAFQLPHIGRRIAQKIEEIVTTNKLQRLEYAQDEPMDGALQVFLRIYGVGNKQAQQWISQGYRTLEDIRSKAKLNPSQRVGVEHYDDLNTRIPRREVEALGAFVRRMAARTDAQAELIIGGSYRRGSTSSGDIDFIVTKLGTESVVQLRPFLDELVRALEKDGFLTARLASFHAGGDGSKWHGCCVLPKTKGINDRDYRPVWRRIDFLLVPASEMGGALIYFTGNDIFNRSMRLLASKKGMRLNQRGLYKDVIRGPGRVRVTEGELVEGRDERKIFDILGVKWREPHERWC
- the Pxmp4 gene encoding Peroxisomal membrane protein 4 gives rise to the protein MATSVQVLKAALERIALDPRYHDLLSLVKTARNGAVYGAKVRFPHALVMIFLFRSGTFRQKISLVWRATRKHATNLARFATIYKLTVLALKHWGPTPGKEGPYDTFIAGLLGGYIVFGQRSKRNGKVSSVSQQIVIYIFARVALALARIAVKPGHGFPVVSKEPLHSQISYYAWPAFASLSWAMVMYLFKTHPEDLQSSLRSSMVYIYKDCDEWDGLRTLLWHNK